One part of the Phragmites australis chromosome 3, lpPhrAust1.1, whole genome shotgun sequence genome encodes these proteins:
- the LOC133912149 gene encoding uncharacterized protein LOC133912149 gives MLHRISCHVPAVADVFSDADVKNARWSWLRRSLYALMLLSLSYFAYFALFSRNSVDGDLLRCPFCEPLPPPPAPAAAIATRSPTTLAHIVFLIGASNATWGKRRVYTSLWWRPGAMRGHVWLDEEPSGHWRPAWPPYRVLRPNVARFGKEHAAAARMVQAVVEAYETAEAARREEGASEVRWLVMGDDDTVFFPENLVAVLDKYDHREMYYVGSSSESVGQNVAHSYSMAFGGGGYAISYPAAAALSRIMDGCLDRYNDLYGSDHRVQACLAEIGVPLTREPGFHQLDLKGHVYGLLAAHPVAPLVSLHHVDRLNPISPNSLKRLHAVRSLVDASRRDPTRTLQQSICYWRSRNRFTLSVSVSWGYMVHLYPSAVPPHELQTPLRTFRAWSGSPEGPFTVNTRNATALPCHRQPIMFYLDRVTEEPSAPAPAAGQNWTLTEYVPEVVSSDSCNGPGFDAAAKVQTIQVLALKMDPAIWKRAPRRQCCKAQSAKEDALLVKIYECKPNEAAAMV, from the exons ATGCTCCATCGCATCAGTTGCCACGTCCCCGCCGTGGCGGACGTCTTCTCCGACGCCGACGTTAAGAACGCGAGGTGGAGCTGGCTCCGGCGCTCTCTGTACGCGCTCAtgctcctctccctctcataCTTCGCCTACTTCGCTTTATTCTCCCGGAACAGTGTCGACGGCGACCTCTTGCGATGCCCGTTTTGCgagcctcttcctcctcctcctgcgcccgccgccgccattgccacTCGTTCGCCGACTACTCTCGCCCACATTGTCTTCCTCATCGGCGCGTCCAACGCCACGTGGGGGAAGCGCCGGGTGTACACCAGCCTGTGGTGGCGGCCGGGGGCAATGCGTGGTCACGTCTGGCTCGACGAGGAGCCCTCCGGCCACTGGCGCCCGGCCTGGCCACCCTACCGCGTGCTGAGGCCGAACGTGGCGCGGTTCGGCAAGGAACACGCCGCCGCGGCGCGGATGGTGCAGGCGGTGGTCGAGGCCTACGAAACGGCCGAGGCCGCGAGGCGGGAAGAGGGCGCCAGCGAGGTGCGCTGGCTGGTCATGGGCGACGACGACACGGTGTTCTTCCCGGAGAACCTGGTGGCCGTGCTGGACAAGTACGACCACCGGGAGATGTACTACGTCGGGTCGTCCTCCGAGAGCGTGGGCCAGAACGTGGCGCACTCGTACAGCATGGcgttcggcggcggcgggtacGCCATCAGCTAcccggccgccgcggcgctcTCCAGGATCATGGACGGCTGCCTCGACCGCTACAATGACCTGTACGGCAGTGATCACCGCGTGCAGGCCTGCCTCGCCGAGATCGGCGTGCCGCTGACCAGAGAGCCCGGTTTCCACCAG CTGGACCTGAAGGGCCACGTGTACGGCCTCCTCGCGGCGCACCCGGTCGCGCCACTGGTGTCGCTGCACCACGTCGACCGCCTCAATCCGATCTCCCCGAACTCGCTCAAGCGACTGCACGCGGTCAGGTCCCTCGTCGATGCGTCCCGCCGCGACCCGACCCGCACGCTGCAGCAGTCCATCTGCTACTGGCGCTCGCGCAATCGGTTCACCCTCTCCGTGTCCGTCTCCTGGGGCTACATGGTCCACCTCTACCCGTCCGCCGTCCCGCCGCACGAGCTGCAGACGCCGCTCCGCACGTTCCGCGCATGGTCCGGGTCGCCGGAGGGGCCGTTCACGGTGAACACGAGGAACGCGACGGCGCTGCCGTGCCACCGGCAGCCCATCATGTTCTACCTGGACCGTGTCACGGAGGAGCCATCGGCCCCGGCCCCGGCCGCCGGGCAGAACTGGACGCTGACGGAGTACGTGCCGGAGGTGGTGAGCAGCGACTCCTGCAACGGCCCCGGCTTCGACGCGGCCGCAAAGGTGCAGACGATCCAGGTGCTCGCGCTCAAGATGGACCCTGCCATTTGGAAGCGG GCTCCACGGAGGCAATGTTGCAAAGCGCAGAGCGCGAAGGAGGACGCTTTGCTCGTCAAGATATACGAGTGTAAACCCAATGAGGCAGCTGCAATGGTATAG